From the genome of Parabacteroides sp. FAFU027:
ATGATGATCCTGATGGCATTGACTACTACCTTTATGACGGGTCCGGCACTCAGCCTGATCGGCCTTATTTTCCCGGAGAAAAAGAAAAAACCTCAAACCCGAAATATCCGACAGAAAGAGCATTACAAAGTATTGCTTGCTGTAGGAAATCCACACAGTGGAAAGCCGCTTATCCGTCTGGCTCAGGGATTTACCGGTAAGGAGATTGACCAGTCGGACATCACCGTATTGCACCTTTCTCCAAGTAACGACCTCAACCCGCATAACATCGACGAGTTTGAAAAGGAGAGTTTCCGCCAGATTAAACACGAGGCCAAACTGCTCGACCTACCTGTCACCACCATGTTTAAAGCCGCAGGGGATATTGAACGGGAAATCAGCCATACGGCGAACCAAAACGACTTCGACCTGTTATTAATCGGCGTTGGGCCTTCCATTTACGAAGGAACGCTGCTTGGGAAAGTGCTTGGATTCACCTCGTCGTTTATCATGCCTGACCGTCTCTATGGTAAAATCACCGGACGCGACAAGCTATATGACACTGCCGGACTGGGTGACCGCACCATCCGCATTATGAAAGGGTGCGATGTGCCGGTGGGTGTATTTCTCAATAACAAGTTCGAACACCTTGAGCATGTACTCATTCCGTTTATCACCGAGAGCGACAGCTTCCTGCTCGATTATGCCGAGCGTCTGCTTCAACACAGCAATGCCACTATTGCATTGATCGACCTGAATCAGTATATGCAAAAGAGCAAAGAACATAATGGCCGGTTGAATAAGATGAAACAAACGGCACCGGAACGCATCACCCTGTTCAGCAACCATTCGTTTGAGAACAACCTGTTGCCGCGCCAGTGCCTGATGATCATCAGTTTTGAAAGCTGGAAACAGGTAATGGAAAACCGATTCGAAGGTCTGTCGGATAAGAGTTCTATCCTGATTATAAAAAACAACTAACCCCATCATACGGGGAATCATTTATTCTGAAACAACTCATAACCCATGAAGTATCATACCGCCGAGACACAGGCTACCATGACGCCTGCCAAAGCGCTTCAATTCCTGAAGGATGGAAATCAACGGTTTATCAATAACCTGAATGCCAACCATGACTTGCTGAAACAAGTCAACAGTTACAAGGACGGGCAGTTTCCTTTTGCCATCATACTTGGATGTATGGATAGCCGCACTACGGTTGAGCATATCTTCGACCAGGGATTGGGCGATGTTTTCAGCGTTCGCATAGCCGGAAACATTGTTAATGACGATATTCTTGGTAGCCTGGAGTATGCCTGCAAGATCACGGGCAGCAAACTGATCCTGGTATTGGGACACAGCAAATGCGGTGCTACCTACGGGGCCTGCTCGGGTACAAAGGTGGGCCATCTTACCCAGTTATTGGATAAATTCCAGTCCTCAATTGATAAGGTGAAATTACATTATCCCGATACACAAATGACTGATAATACTTTCGTGGACGCTGTCTCACACCAAAATGTATTGCAAAGTATGAGAGAGATTATGGCTAAAAGCCCCGTACTCAAAGAGATGATTGAAGCCGGAGAGATAGGACTCGTTGGTGCATTCTATAACCTAGAGACAGGGGTAGTGGAATTTATGGATGAACAAATCAGAATATTATAAAAAAGTCTGCTCTCCTGAGCAATACGAAAATCGTTAATTTACAAATCATTGTCTGGATGCAGCAAAGCGGAAAGGCAATGATTTTTTTATTCTACATGGATGGCACTTCAATATGTTTATTGAATCCCAGATTACGATTTTATCATACTAGTTGGAATAACCGTAGTTTTATATCAAAATAATAGTTTCTGTCCATTGTTTACCACAGACCCTGGTTACTAGTGTGTCTCTGGAGCATCCCTAGAGGATCTCTAGAGTGTCCCTAGAGGATCAAACGTCTAAAATGGACTGTTTTTGAGCTTTTATATTTTGACAAAATGTCAATTTAAATCATATTTCTTCGATTATGATCGGGACAATAGTAATACTCTCCCTAATTGGTCAGGTCATAGATAAATACATAAATATCCAGAATAACCAGATATGTAATTTACACTATTTCCAGATATAATACATATCTTATAGGATGTGGGGGATATCTGGATATTATGTGGGGCAAATGTGGGTTAAATCTGGGTATTTATGCAATTTGGCAGGAAGTTGGTATTTATCGTGAGGAACTCATCTAAGCATACCAATCCATAAATTACGTCACGACTTTACACCTTTTTTATTGGGATAACAAGGAGTTTGAGTAATCATACATCAAGTGTAAAAACATCGTACTCTTTCCGTACGTGATCGCAGTAAAAGGGTTAAACATCGCACGGTTTTTATGGGCAAACGCATGAAATGGGTGGAATTTCGCTGTTTATGGCACTCGGATAACACGGATTTTGACGGATGACCTCTGATTTCTTTTTCTTATCCTTACAAATCCGAGCTGAGAAGCATCCGTGGCATCTGTGTGCAAATAAATCTTTCCATAAAAGCACCTCAATATAACACCCTGTCTTTTTGGTTTGTCTATATTTGCATTTCAATCAAAACATGGAATTATTTGAGGATAAGTAAATAATTAAGCTATGACTTTATATCTCCAAATCATCCCCACTACCCTTTTTCCCAAATACCTCTCCCAAATCAATCCCGATTTACAGGAACGATTTGACCAATTGGAAGATGCCGAAATATCTACCGATGCCTTCAGCTTCTATACTTCGGTCGCATCCGTCTATTCCAGCAAAATAGAGGGGGAAGATATTGAGCTGGACTCTTATGTCAAACACAAACGGTTTGGGGTGGCGTTTCTGCCCGATTACACCAAAAAGATTGACGACCTCTACAATGCCTACACCTTTGCCAAAACTCACGAGCTAAGCCGGGAAAATATAGCAGAGGTACACAAGTTACTAAGTAAACATATCCTATCGAAGCATCAACACGGGAAATTCCGTACACAAAACATGTATGTGATCACGCCTGATGGAAAGATTGAATATGTGGCTGCATCACCGTTTGAAGTGGAAAGTGAGATGCAGAAATTCTATCACGATCTGGAGGTGTTGCTGAATCAGGAGATGAGTATTGCCGAGGTGTTTTACTTTGCCGCCATGCTACATCTGGTATTTGTGAAAATCCACCCGTGGAATGATGGCAACGGTCGTACAGCCCGCCTGATAGAAAAGTGGTTCTTGGCACAAAAATTGGGCGAAAAGAGCTGGTTTATCCGGAGTGAACAATATTACTACGAACATCACAACACCTATTACCAGAACATTCGGGCATTGGGCATTGAGTATGATCAACTGGATTATTCGAAAGCTTTGCCTTTTTTATTGATGTTGCCCGAGTCGATTATGGCACACTGATGACACGGAATAATTGTATTTATAATCACACACAAACTATGAAAAAAATCATCTTGCTCTTTACACTGACTATCCAGATTACTTTGATCTTTGCAGATGATACCAACTTAGGTTCACAAGGAGGAAACGTCTTCCCTATCATGAGAAACAAGTATATCAGGATGGCAAAGGAAGATGTCAAAGTGAAAATGCTAAAGGATAGTTGTATCGTTACCTGTCTGTTTTGGTTCAAGAATTACAGTAGAGAGAAGCAATATGTTTTTATGGGCTTTCCTGATTACTTTGAATGTGTTGGGGAGGATTCTGAGAGTCTGCGACATTTTACATGTCAAATTAATAATAAAAAGACCGAGGTAAGACCATTGTCACAAAAAATTACCGAAGAGTTAGATACAGCAGAGGTCAATTATGAAAGATGGTACTGCTGGGATACCAATTTCAAACCGAATGAAACATTGTTAATCTGGAATACTTATGTTGCCAATTGGGGAGGAAGCGCTGACGGAACATTATTAATCAGCTACCTGATCGGAACCGGAAGAACCTGGCATGAGACCATCGGTGACGGTAAAATTACTTTTGACTTTTCGGACCTGGTTTCGCAAAGTTTTGTTGATACCACCGGCTATGGAACACATAAACTGAGTCCGGGCATGACTCGTCAGGTTTATAATGACAGTATAGTTTATTCTTTTAAAAACTACTATCCCGATTGGGGTGAGCAATACAGTGTTTCACTACTTCCATTTTGGAAATATTATGCTTATAATGATACCATTTCAACAAACCCGTATAAGGAAGGGAGAGGCGAATTTTCTTTTGAATACAAATATACCAAACCGACATTACGTCTAATGCGTAATGAAGTCTATGCCCGTCATGGGTATATCTTTAAAGATGAAGCCCTGAATACTTACTTCCGAAAATTCAAATGGTATAAGCCTAATCCAAAGTTCGAGATGAATCAGCTAAAGAAGTTTGAATTATACTTTATTGATTATATCAAGGGGCTGGAGGAGAAGAAATAATTTATAGCACACGGATGACACGGATTTTGACGGATAACCACGGATTCCTTTTTCTTATCCGTGAAAATCCGTGTTGCTTGCATCCGTGTTATCCGTGTGCTTATCTCGTCATCCGTGTGCCATGAATTTTCAACCGTGTGCATATTATTCCTATCTTTGCCCCGCAAAAATACCTCAACATGTTCAAACAGACACAATTCAACAAAAGAAAACGACTCCATTTCCGACGCTGGTCGAGAAAGGGGTATGCCATCTTCGTGTCCCGTCATTATGAGGTGATTATGTCGGAATGCACGGCCTCCGTGTCCTCCGGATTCCTACCAAAAACCAAATCAATCAAAAAACAAATGCTAACAGTTTCTCAACTCGAAGAGAAAGTGCTATGCGGCGAACGACTCACCGAAGAGGAAGCTCTTTGGCTGGCTCTGCATGCCGAAAATGAAGCACTTTACGCGGCGGCCAACCGCATCCGCGAACATTTCTGCGGAAATAAAATGGACCTGTGCACCATCCTCAACGCCAAATCAGGCAAATGCTCCGAAGACTGCAAATGGTGCTCGCAGTCGGCTCACCACCAGACCAACATTCAGGTTTACGACCTGGTCAACCCGCAAGAGGCTTTCCAACAGGCCAAACACAACGAAGCGGCAGGCGCCCACAAATTCTCCCTCGTCACCAGCGGCCGCGCTATTTCCCATCATCATCTCGACAAACTTTGCAAGATTTACTCTGATCTGAAGAAAGAGACTCCGAAGCTCGAACTTTGCGCTTCCATGGGGCTACTCGATCGGGAAAAGATGCAAAAACTGCTCGATACCGGTGTCAAAAACTACCACTGTAATATCGAAACGGCTCCGTCCTTCTTCTCCGAACTTTGCTCTACCCACACCTCTGAAGAAAAAATCGAAACCATCCGGATTGCCCGCGACCTCGGCATGGGGATCTGCTCCGGCGGTATCATCGGTATGGGTGAAACGATGGCGCAACGGGTAGAGATGGCGCTCACCCTACAAGAGCTGGAGGTAGAATCCATTCCGCTCAACATCCTCAATCCCATAGAAGGTACCAAACTCGAAAACCAGTCCCCACTTACTGACGAAGAGATTCTGACCACCATTGCCGTGTTCCGATTCGTGAATCCGAAAGCGCTGATCCGCTTTGCCGGAGGACGTAACCTGATTGTTCATATCCAGAACAAAGCGTTAAAAGCCGGGATCAATGCGGCATTGATCGGCGACCTGCTGACCACCATCGGCAGCAAAGGAATGAAACAAGATATCGAAGATTTTAAAACCGCAGGATTTGATGTCAATCGTTGAAACTGAACTACAGCAACGGCTCGCACTCGACCGGAAGCATATCTGGCATCCCTACACGTCAATGATTGATCCGTTACCTGTTTATCCTGTCCGCTCTGCGAATGGGGTATATATCGAACTGGAAGACGGTCGCCGCCTCATAGATGGCATGTCATCGTGGTGGGCTTGTATCCACGGATACAATCATCCGGTGATGAACTGCGCCATCGAAGGGCAGTTGAAACGGATGTCACACATCATGTTTGGCGGATTGACGCACGAACCGGCCATATCACTGGCTGAAAAGCTCTTGTCCATCGTTCCGCACAACCTGAAACATATCTTTTACAGCGATTCGGGTTCGGTATCGGTGGAGGTGGCCATGAAGATGGCGATCCAGTACCAGCATGCCCTGGGCAAAAAAGAAAAATGCAAGTTCGCGACCATTCGTTCCGGTTATCACGGTGATACGTGGAATGCGATGTCAGTGTGCGATCCGGTAACGGGGATGCACGGATTGTTTGGTACGTCATTGCCGGTACACTACTTTGCTCCAGCCCCTACTTGTAAATTCGGTGGGGAATGGAATCCGGAAGATTTCCAGCCGATGCACGCTTTATTGCAAAAACATCGCGGGGAAATCGCTGCTGTTATCCTCGAACCGATTGTACAGGGAGCCGGAGGGATGCGTTTCTACCATCCGCAATATCTGGTGGAACTTTCCAGGTTATGCAAAGAGCTGGATATCCTGTTGATCTTTGATGAAATCGCGACCGGCTTTGGCCGAACCGGAAAACTCTTTGCCTGTCACCATGCGAATGTGCAGCCCGATATCATGACCATCGGGAAAGCCATTACGGGAGGCTACATGAGTTTTGCCGCCACGCTGGCAAGCAAAGAGGTGGCATTGACCATCTCACGGGGCGAAGCGGGAGTCTTTATGCACGGTCCTACCTTTATGGGAAATCCATTGGCTTGTGCTGCGGCGAATGCCTCCTTTGATCTGCTGATAAACAGCAATTGGCAAGCGAATATCGGTCGCATCGAAGCGCAAATGCAACTAGAGCTGGCTCCTGCAATGGCATTTGAAAATGTAGCCGATGTACGTGTACTGGGTGCGATCGGTGTGATCGAAATGAAAGAACCGGTGAACATGGCCCGTATGCAGGCCGCGTTTGTTGATCAGGGCATCTGGGTGCGTCCGTTTGGCAAACTGGTGTATATCATGCCGCCGTATATTATTTTGGATGATGAATTGTCGAAATTAACCAATGGGTTATTGAATACAATAAGAATGGAACACGGATGACACGGATGCTACGCAACACGGATATTCACGGATAAGAAAAAATCCGTGGTCATCCGTCTAAATCCGTGTTATCCGTGTGCCAACAATATGATTATGGAAAAATACAAACAACACCTGGAATCCCTACGCCAATCGGGTAACCTGCGCCAATTGCGCGACATTACGTTGCACGCTGAACGCATCGGATTTCAGGGAAACGATATGGTCAATCTCTCCTCCAACGATTATCTCGGGTTGGGAGCCGACCAAACACTCTGGCAAGAATTCCTGCAAACGGAAGCACAAACCGAAAACGGATTCTTTCCCGGTAGCGCCTGTTCATCGCGCTTGCTGACCGGCAACCACTCCGCCTATCAGGAACTGGAAGAAACGCTCGCTACGCTTTATAAAACCGAAGCAGCGTTGGTTTTCAACAGCGGCTACCACGCCAATATGGGGATCCTGCCTGCTTTGGCCGGAAGCAAAGACCTGATCCTTGCCGACAAACTGGTGCACGCCAGCATTATCGACGGGATACGCTTGTCGGCAGCTAAATGCATCCGTTTTCCTCACAATGATCTGGAACGTCTGGAAAAGATTCTGGTGAAGGAACGGAATGAATACGAACACGTTTTCATCGTCACCGAATCCATTTTCAGCATGGACGGAGATTTGGCAGACTTGCAGCGGTTAGTAGAAATCAAGGAACGTTACAATGCTTTGTTGTATGTTGATGAAGCCCACGCGCTGGGCGTTCGCGGTGAAACCGGATTAGGATGCATTGAAGAGTTTGGCCTGTTGGGTAAAATCGATTTACTGGTGGGCACTTTCGGCAAAGCGATTGCTTCGCAGGGAGCTTTCGTAGCCTGCAATCAGATTCTCAAAGAGTATCTGGTGAACACGATGCGGACGTTGATTTTTACCACGGGCTTGCC
Proteins encoded in this window:
- a CDS encoding aminotransferase class I/II-fold pyridoxal phosphate-dependent enzyme; protein product: MEKYKQHLESLRQSGNLRQLRDITLHAERIGFQGNDMVNLSSNDYLGLGADQTLWQEFLQTEAQTENGFFPGSACSSRLLTGNHSAYQELEETLATLYKTEAALVFNSGYHANMGILPALAGSKDLILADKLVHASIIDGIRLSAAKCIRFPHNDLERLEKILVKERNEYEHVFIVTESIFSMDGDLADLQRLVEIKERYNALLYVDEAHALGVRGETGLGCIEEFGLLGKIDLLVGTFGKAIASQGAFVACNQILKEYLVNTMRTLIFTTGLPPWSVKWTNFVMQRLTAMKNERAHLSEISNALRETILACGLETAGESNIVPIIIRDMSKTLQLSKYLCKQGFFVLPIRPPTVPAGTERLRISLTAAISNEQIHQFSEILCKHIGK
- a CDS encoding YARHG domain-containing protein; protein product: MKKIILLFTLTIQITLIFADDTNLGSQGGNVFPIMRNKYIRMAKEDVKVKMLKDSCIVTCLFWFKNYSREKQYVFMGFPDYFECVGEDSESLRHFTCQINNKKTEVRPLSQKITEELDTAEVNYERWYCWDTNFKPNETLLIWNTYVANWGGSADGTLLISYLIGTGRTWHETIGDGKITFDFSDLVSQSFVDTTGYGTHKLSPGMTRQVYNDSIVYSFKNYYPDWGEQYSVSLLPFWKYYAYNDTISTNPYKEGRGEFSFEYKYTKPTLRLMRNEVYARHGYIFKDEALNTYFRKFKWYKPNPKFEMNQLKKFELYFIDYIKGLEEKK
- a CDS encoding carbonic anhydrase family protein, producing the protein MKYHTAETQATMTPAKALQFLKDGNQRFINNLNANHDLLKQVNSYKDGQFPFAIILGCMDSRTTVEHIFDQGLGDVFSVRIAGNIVNDDILGSLEYACKITGSKLILVLGHSKCGATYGACSGTKVGHLTQLLDKFQSSIDKVKLHYPDTQMTDNTFVDAVSHQNVLQSMREIMAKSPVLKEMIEAGEIGLVGAFYNLETGVVEFMDEQIRIL
- a CDS encoding Fic family protein; amino-acid sequence: MTLYLQIIPTTLFPKYLSQINPDLQERFDQLEDAEISTDAFSFYTSVASVYSSKIEGEDIELDSYVKHKRFGVAFLPDYTKKIDDLYNAYTFAKTHELSRENIAEVHKLLSKHILSKHQHGKFRTQNMYVITPDGKIEYVAASPFEVESEMQKFYHDLEVLLNQEMSIAEVFYFAAMLHLVFVKIHPWNDGNGRTARLIEKWFLAQKLGEKSWFIRSEQYYYEHHNTYYQNIRALGIEYDQLDYSKALPFLLMLPESIMAH